The Sediminitomix flava genome window below encodes:
- a CDS encoding arylsulfatase, with protein sequence MKNRTVIWKGFLMLLIGLSFCNTKGVAENEKPNKKSKKSPNIIYIIADDFSYKDLSIYGQKQYKTPNLDQLCKQGIRFSQAYSASGECAPSRSSVMTGLHTGHGRVRVNSSARGQDHLLDSDITVAEVLKSAGYATAFIGKWGIGQPQTEGVPYKQGFDYSFGYYDQVRAHTFFPDYLWENDKKITYPANAGFDMNKRYANNIPNPPKELLNSYDEQGKLILEEVADPQNAVFSEAVFEEKALNFIDKHSEEPFFLYYATQLPHGPVIIDSLGNMKDRVDIPQKQREWAAMVQRIDTFTGTLIETLKKKGIYENTVIVFSSDNGYSMAGYMGRGNAPKWEDDPWLKNKGPFTGGKFSIFEGGCRIPFFMTWEGHIQPSIVQKAVWLPDLFSTFSELANIKEVPKTDGNSLVPFFKNENTDIFNDRALYFSRQRAQAVRKGPWKAFRADSDAPLELYLVEEDTYNENNLAKDYPEVAIEMETIMNESHEPSEWYWNPWETRKDFEEKKKKAKELGQDLPTIRPNNIDRLPWEKKGDS encoded by the coding sequence ATGAAAAATAGAACTGTAATATGGAAAGGCTTTTTGATGCTGTTAATCGGTCTATCATTTTGTAACACAAAAGGAGTTGCAGAGAATGAAAAGCCAAATAAAAAAAGTAAGAAATCACCCAATATCATCTACATTATTGCAGATGATTTTAGCTATAAAGATTTAAGTATTTATGGGCAAAAACAATATAAAACTCCAAACTTAGATCAACTATGTAAACAAGGAATCCGTTTTTCACAGGCATATTCTGCCTCTGGAGAATGTGCTCCTTCTCGATCTAGCGTGATGACGGGACTTCACACTGGTCATGGACGAGTAAGAGTTAATAGTAGTGCAAGAGGACAAGATCACCTTCTAGATTCTGACATAACAGTAGCGGAAGTATTGAAATCTGCAGGTTATGCAACAGCTTTTATTGGTAAATGGGGAATTGGACAGCCTCAAACAGAAGGGGTGCCTTATAAACAAGGATTTGATTATAGCTTTGGGTATTATGATCAAGTGAGGGCTCATACTTTTTTCCCTGATTATCTTTGGGAAAATGATAAGAAAATTACATATCCAGCCAATGCAGGGTTTGATATGAATAAGCGTTATGCCAATAATATTCCTAATCCACCAAAAGAACTTTTGAATAGTTATGATGAGCAAGGAAAATTGATTCTTGAAGAGGTTGCTGACCCTCAGAATGCTGTTTTCTCTGAGGCTGTTTTTGAAGAAAAAGCTTTAAATTTTATCGATAAACATTCTGAAGAACCATTCTTTCTTTACTATGCAACTCAGCTACCACATGGGCCTGTGATTATTGACAGTTTAGGGAATATGAAAGACCGAGTTGATATTCCTCAGAAGCAGAGAGAATGGGCCGCTATGGTTCAACGAATTGATACTTTTACAGGAACATTGATTGAAACTCTTAAGAAGAAAGGGATTTATGAAAATACAGTCATCGTTTTTTCTTCAGATAATGGCTATTCAATGGCAGGGTATATGGGAAGAGGAAATGCCCCAAAATGGGAAGATGACCCTTGGTTAAAAAACAAAGGTCCCTTTACTGGAGGAAAATTCTCGATTTTTGAAGGAGGATGTAGAATACCATTCTTTATGACTTGGGAAGGACATATCCAACCATCTATAGTTCAAAAAGCAGTTTGGTTACCCGATTTATTCAGTACCTTTTCCGAATTGGCAAACATAAAGGAGGTTCCTAAAACTGATGGAAATAGCTTAGTTCCGTTTTTCAAAAATGAGAATACAGATATTTTCAATGATCGAGCACTTTACTTTTCAAGACAAAGAGCACAGGCTGTTCGTAAAGGACCTTGGAAAGCATTCAGAGCAGATAGTGATGCTCCTTTAGAATTGTATTTGGTGGAAGAAGATACTTACAATGAAAATAATTTAGCTAAAGATTACCCAGAAGTAGCCATAGAAATGGAAACAATTATGAATGAATCTCATGAGCCTTCTGAGTGGTATTGGAATCCTTGGGAAACCCGAAAAGACTTCGAGGAAAAAAAGAAGAAAGCTAAAGAATTAGGGCAAGACCTTCCGACTATTAGACCTAATAATATTGATAGATTACCTTGGGAGAAAAAAGGAGATTCCTAA
- a CDS encoding NADase-type glycan-binding domain-containing protein — protein sequence MKVLFCLLTSFFSIHAFAQENKLELIKSRVANENDFVYSNTINEIIEGEKWGFHSGKIGIPYASSSLANQGSNNYTINNIFDLDLRTAWIEGDSNDGIGHFISFEFDFSEKYNGFGKPYNFYGIIEVFNGYCKSEKHWKENSRVKQLQVSLNEKPICLIELEDTWQYQRVDIRKFFKDNYYFPDAPYVISHGDVIAFRIMEIYEGDKYKDTAISEFVYDSPPN from the coding sequence ATGAAAGTTCTTTTTTGTCTTTTAACATCATTTTTTTCAATTCATGCTTTTGCACAAGAAAATAAACTTGAACTGATAAAGTCGAGAGTAGCGAATGAAAACGATTTTGTATACTCCAACACGATCAATGAAATAATTGAAGGTGAAAAATGGGGCTTTCACTCTGGAAAAATTGGAATTCCTTATGCATCTTCATCCTTAGCCAATCAAGGAAGTAACAATTATACTATCAATAACATTTTCGATTTGGATTTAAGAACGGCTTGGATTGAGGGTGACTCCAATGATGGTATTGGACATTTTATTTCATTTGAATTTGACTTTAGCGAAAAGTATAACGGATTTGGTAAACCTTATAATTTTTATGGAATCATAGAAGTTTTCAATGGCTATTGTAAATCTGAAAAACATTGGAAGGAAAATTCTAGAGTTAAACAATTACAAGTTTCTTTAAATGAAAAACCAATATGTCTAATTGAACTAGAAGATACATGGCAATATCAAAGGGTTGATATACGAAAATTCTTTAAGGACAATTACTATTTCCCAGATGCACCTTATGTGATAAGTCATGGTGATGTTATCGCTTTTAGAATTATGGAAATATATGAAGGTGACAAATATAAAGACACCGCAATTTCTGAATTTGTTTATGATAGTCCTCCAAATTAG
- a CDS encoding L-lactate MFS transporter has protein sequence MTGQMRNRWLIAASAVGIHTSIGAVYAYSVLKAPLLKEVGWAFKETAWAFSIVIICMALSAAFLGRMVERIGPRKSSFLAAAFYGAGFMIAGLSVELENLYLFFLGYGVIGGIGMGIGYISPVATLVKWFPDRRGLATGLAIMGFGFGSLVASNMLQYFMSVLNIPYTLYLIGAIYLTVMVISAQYLAPPPEGWAPKGFEAEDNKEGSSKAKQDLAQLTSIEALKTKRFYYLWVMFFITITCGIAIISVAAPLSQDVAGLGVKAAATMVGTMGLINGLGRIGWASFSDMVGRPVTYTIFFIIQAVAFMLLPQATDPWFFQLLIFVIISCYGGVFATIPAYIGDIFGTKNLSAIHGNSLTAKAAAGLVGPQLAAYVKDLTGSYTDTMYIFSGLFVIAIIVSIMAIININKIRKENLRESENDYLKQMA, from the coding sequence ATGACAGGGCAAATGAGAAACCGTTGGCTTATTGCAGCCTCAGCAGTTGGTATTCACACATCAATTGGAGCTGTATATGCTTACAGTGTTTTGAAAGCACCACTACTGAAAGAAGTTGGATGGGCATTTAAAGAGACAGCATGGGCATTCAGTATTGTCATCATTTGTATGGCGCTATCAGCAGCCTTTCTTGGTCGAATGGTAGAGCGTATTGGACCAAGAAAAAGTAGTTTTCTAGCAGCAGCTTTCTATGGCGCTGGTTTTATGATTGCAGGACTTTCTGTTGAATTGGAAAACCTTTACTTATTCTTCTTAGGATATGGTGTAATTGGAGGTATTGGTATGGGGATTGGTTACATCAGCCCTGTAGCCACTTTAGTTAAATGGTTTCCCGACAGAAGAGGCTTGGCAACTGGGTTAGCAATAATGGGTTTTGGATTTGGATCGTTGGTTGCCAGTAATATGTTACAGTACTTCATGTCTGTACTTAACATACCATACACGCTATATCTGATTGGTGCAATTTACTTGACAGTAATGGTAATTTCAGCTCAATATCTTGCTCCACCACCAGAAGGTTGGGCGCCAAAAGGTTTTGAAGCGGAAGATAATAAAGAAGGTTCTTCAAAAGCTAAACAAGACTTAGCACAACTAACTTCTATTGAAGCTCTGAAAACAAAACGTTTTTACTACTTGTGGGTAATGTTTTTCATTACGATTACTTGCGGTATCGCTATTATCTCAGTAGCTGCTCCCCTATCTCAAGATGTTGCAGGACTTGGTGTAAAGGCTGCTGCTACCATGGTTGGTACGATGGGGCTAATTAATGGATTAGGACGTATCGGTTGGGCCAGTTTTTCAGATATGGTAGGTCGACCAGTAACTTATACGATATTCTTTATAATTCAAGCAGTTGCATTTATGTTACTTCCTCAAGCAACTGATCCGTGGTTCTTCCAATTACTTATCTTCGTAATCATCTCTTGTTATGGTGGTGTTTTTGCAACTATCCCTGCATACATCGGAGATATTTTTGGTACTAAAAACCTTTCAGCAATCCATGGAAATTCTTTAACGGCTAAAGCTGCCGCTGGTCTTGTTGGACCACAATTGGCTGCTTATGTAAAGGATTTAACTGGAAGCTATACTGATACAATGTACATTTTCTCAGGGCTATTTGTAATTGCAATCATTGTTTCAATCATGGCAATTATCAATATCAATAAGATTCGTAAAGAAAACTTGAGAGAGAGCGAAAATGATTATTTAAAACAAATGGCTTAG
- a CDS encoding metallophosphoesterase, whose translation MKKLTRRQFIKGGSLASLGLLVLDAFWIEHFFIEWNTFNISNSKDTPIRLLQISDLHLKTIKYQHKRLAKKINENKPDLLFFTGDSIDHNDNLMLFDEFLGLISEDIPKYAITGNWEYWGDVNLEELKTIYHKNNCKLLINEHETIQLYERKISIIGVDDYVGGDPNLRDAIEGITDSDYNIVLAHCPGYKEVIQKYASRLKTDLVLSGHTHGGQLSFFGFVPFKPQGSGHYLKGWYTKSEPKMYVSKGIGTSILPIRFGARSELVEILI comes from the coding sequence ATGAAAAAATTAACTAGAAGACAATTTATTAAAGGCGGAAGTTTAGCCTCTTTAGGTCTATTAGTATTAGATGCCTTCTGGATTGAACATTTTTTCATTGAGTGGAATACCTTTAATATTTCAAACTCAAAAGATACACCCATTCGGCTTCTTCAAATTTCAGATCTACATCTAAAAACGATCAAGTATCAGCACAAGAGACTTGCAAAGAAAATCAATGAGAATAAACCCGATCTATTATTTTTCACAGGAGACTCAATAGACCATAATGATAATCTGATGCTTTTTGATGAATTTCTCGGACTTATTAGTGAAGATATTCCAAAGTATGCCATTACTGGAAATTGGGAATATTGGGGAGATGTGAATTTAGAAGAATTGAAAACTATCTACCATAAAAATAATTGCAAGCTTTTAATAAATGAACATGAAACGATTCAACTTTATGAACGTAAAATCTCAATAATTGGAGTGGATGATTATGTTGGTGGTGATCCAAACTTGAGAGATGCAATTGAAGGTATAACAGACTCTGATTATAATATTGTTTTAGCACATTGCCCAGGGTACAAAGAAGTAATACAAAAATATGCTTCAAGATTAAAAACCGATTTGGTATTATCTGGTCATACTCATGGCGGACAGTTGTCATTTTTCGGATTTGTTCCTTTTAAACCTCAAGGGAGTGGTCATTATTTGAAAGGGTGGTATACAAAATCTGAACCTAAAATGTATGTTTCCAAAGGGATAGGGACAAGTATATTACCAATTAGGTTTGGAGCTCGTTCTGAGCTAGTAGAAATACTAATCTAA
- a CDS encoding NADP-dependent isocitrate dehydrogenase: MIEQNLKFENSSNTNLKTKVPVAIGDGIGPEIMNATLKILEKAGAQIEPEYIDLGEQVYLSGNSAGITDSSWKTISDAGIILKAPITTPQGKGYKSLNVTLRKSLGLYANVRPVLSLHPFVATNHPEMDVVIIRENEEDLYAGIEHRQTQDVVQCLKLITRPGCERIINYAFEYAKAYGRKKVTCMVKDNIMKLTDGLFHEVFDEVAKKYPEIKAESQIIDIGSARLANRPQDYDVVVTSNLYGDIISDIAAEIAGSVGMAGSANIGSNVAMFEAIHGSAPDIAGLGIANPSGLLNAASMMLAHIGQKETADKIRNAWLYTLEQGLHTADIYREGLSKRKLSTSDFADVVIQNLGKKPEKLVESTFTLGEGSIKTIDYKRREQKKELVGVDVFLDWSGTDPQELGDTLSKLEDLKLKLKMITNRGVKVYPNGQKETYCTDHWRCRFVSTEADFSAKNPDYPATDFEQVIILLHKLHMNNFDVIKTENLYSFDGKRGFSLGQGE, encoded by the coding sequence ATGATAGAGCAAAACCTCAAGTTTGAAAATTCTTCAAACACAAACCTGAAAACTAAAGTACCTGTAGCTATTGGAGATGGCATAGGCCCCGAAATCATGAATGCAACTTTGAAAATTCTTGAAAAAGCGGGTGCTCAAATTGAGCCAGAATATATCGATCTAGGTGAGCAGGTTTACCTCTCAGGAAATTCTGCTGGTATTACAGATTCATCTTGGAAGACTATTTCAGATGCGGGTATTATTCTTAAAGCTCCAATTACTACACCTCAAGGTAAAGGCTACAAAAGTTTAAACGTAACATTGCGTAAATCACTAGGTCTTTATGCAAATGTTCGCCCTGTACTTTCCCTTCATCCATTTGTAGCGACCAATCATCCTGAGATGGATGTGGTGATCATTCGTGAAAATGAGGAAGATCTTTACGCTGGAATCGAACACAGACAAACACAAGATGTTGTACAATGTTTGAAGCTTATAACGAGACCAGGTTGTGAGCGAATTATCAACTATGCCTTCGAGTACGCTAAAGCTTATGGAAGAAAGAAAGTGACTTGTATGGTTAAAGACAACATCATGAAGCTTACAGATGGTCTTTTCCACGAGGTTTTTGATGAGGTTGCTAAGAAATACCCAGAAATTAAAGCAGAATCTCAGATTATAGACATTGGTTCTGCAAGATTAGCAAATCGCCCTCAGGATTATGATGTGGTTGTCACTTCAAATCTGTATGGGGATATTATTTCAGATATTGCAGCAGAGATAGCAGGTTCAGTAGGAATGGCAGGCTCTGCAAATATTGGTAGTAATGTAGCTATGTTTGAAGCTATCCATGGTTCGGCACCAGATATAGCTGGTCTTGGTATTGCTAACCCTTCTGGTTTGTTGAATGCGGCATCAATGATGTTAGCTCATATCGGTCAAAAAGAAACAGCAGATAAAATTAGAAATGCCTGGTTATATACTCTAGAGCAAGGATTACATACCGCTGATATCTATAGAGAAGGGCTAAGTAAACGTAAATTGTCTACCAGTGACTTTGCAGATGTAGTTATTCAAAATCTAGGGAAAAAGCCTGAAAAACTTGTTGAAAGTACCTTTACATTAGGTGAAGGTTCGATAAAAACAATAGATTACAAAAGAAGAGAACAGAAAAAGGAATTAGTAGGTGTTGATGTCTTCTTAGATTGGAGTGGTACAGACCCTCAAGAACTTGGAGATACTCTAAGTAAATTGGAGGATTTGAAATTGAAACTTAAAATGATCACCAATCGAGGAGTGAAGGTATATCCTAATGGACAAAAGGAGACATACTGCACAGATCATTGGAGGTGTAGATTTGTATCTACTGAAGCGGATTTTAGTGCAAAGAACCCTGATTACCCTGCTACAGATTTTGAGCAGGTAATCATCCTACTTCATAAACTCCACATGAATAATTTTGACGTGATCAAGACAGAAAATCTTTATTCTTTTGACGGAAAGAGAGGCTTCTCATTAGGTCAAGGTGAATAA
- a CDS encoding tagaturonate reductase — translation MKLTRENITVPAKPIRIVQFGEGNFLRAFINWMIQEMNEKANFDAGVAVVQPIPQGLGELVNAQDGLYHLYLKGIEKGELINKRQLIDCIQKVINPYENYQDYLDLAKEDSLQFVFSNTTEAGISYNENDTLEHIQNSFPTKLTALLYQRFSHFNGDEKKGLTILPCELIDKNGQTLKEIILKHATDWELSAAFKSWINSACTFYNTLVDRIVPGFPKDRIEEIHEELGYEDQLVVEGEQFHLFVIEGDSKIKDILPTEEVGLNVIVTNNQAPYRSRKVRILNGAHTCLVPLGLLSGLETVKEGVDDKEVGSFLESIIKNEIVPSLPASEGIEEFANDVLDRFRNPFIKHYLKSISLNSFPKFNTRVLPSIVSFHQKNGSFPQGILTSFASLIKLYDPKNLKEFKPQDNQEIIDLLANLWADFYINGSTDFEIIIEGVLSATYIWGQNLNELEGLQIQLSQNLKQIHNEGISSLIEEKFSLS, via the coding sequence ATGAAACTTACTAGAGAAAATATAACCGTTCCTGCAAAACCAATTCGAATTGTTCAGTTTGGTGAAGGAAACTTTCTAAGAGCATTCATCAATTGGATGATTCAAGAGATGAATGAAAAGGCAAATTTTGATGCTGGAGTAGCTGTTGTTCAACCTATTCCTCAAGGCTTGGGTGAATTGGTTAATGCACAAGATGGCTTATATCACCTATACCTGAAAGGCATTGAGAAAGGTGAGCTAATCAATAAAAGGCAACTGATTGATTGTATTCAAAAAGTCATTAATCCATATGAAAACTACCAAGATTATTTGGACTTAGCCAAAGAAGATAGTCTTCAATTTGTATTTTCAAATACTACTGAAGCAGGTATTTCATACAATGAAAATGATACTTTAGAGCACATACAAAACAGTTTTCCTACCAAGCTTACTGCTTTGCTTTACCAAAGATTCTCACACTTCAATGGAGATGAGAAAAAGGGCCTCACAATTCTCCCTTGTGAGCTGATTGATAAAAATGGTCAGACCTTAAAAGAAATCATTTTAAAACACGCCACAGATTGGGAGCTTTCAGCAGCATTCAAATCTTGGATAAACTCAGCTTGTACGTTTTACAATACACTCGTAGACCGTATTGTGCCTGGTTTTCCTAAAGATAGAATTGAAGAAATTCATGAGGAATTAGGCTATGAAGATCAATTGGTTGTTGAAGGTGAACAGTTCCATCTTTTTGTCATTGAAGGTGATTCAAAAATCAAAGACATTTTACCTACGGAAGAAGTTGGCCTCAATGTAATTGTAACTAACAACCAAGCTCCTTACCGAAGCAGAAAAGTTAGAATTCTGAATGGAGCCCATACTTGCTTAGTACCCTTAGGATTACTTTCAGGATTGGAAACCGTGAAAGAAGGCGTAGATGATAAAGAAGTAGGAAGCTTTTTAGAAAGCATTATCAAAAATGAAATTGTACCTTCTTTACCTGCTTCAGAAGGCATTGAAGAATTTGCAAATGATGTACTCGATCGTTTCCGAAATCCGTTTATCAAACATTATTTGAAGAGTATTTCACTCAATTCATTCCCAAAATTCAATACTAGAGTTTTGCCATCCATAGTAAGCTTTCATCAAAAAAATGGGAGCTTTCCACAAGGCATTTTGACTTCTTTTGCCTCATTAATTAAACTCTACGATCCGAAGAATCTGAAAGAATTCAAGCCGCAAGACAATCAAGAAATCATTGATCTTTTAGCGAATCTTTGGGCTGATTTCTATATCAACGGAAGTACAGATTTTGAAATAATTATTGAAGGAGTGCTATCGGCAACTTATATCTGGGGACAGAATTTGAATGAATTGGAAGGGCTACAAATACAACTTTCTCAAAACTTGAAACAGATTCACAATGAAGGAATTTCAAGCCTAATCGAAGAAAAATTCAGTTTATCTTAA
- a CDS encoding DUF2625 domain-containing protein, producing the protein MRYTILLLMLVNLQFGFCQEAVMRPLEELINTEEPGWNLVQAWMKEAKNKIEILPKDSSKANQSLFNTQVTTRSPMGAIVYETGGIIVDHGWIRILGSGSEKLKRSLPAWNKGKSFKEYGELMSFLLIADDAIGGLFAVNGGGFGQQDLGSIYYLAPETLNWEPLGIGYSDFIYWAFTGDIADFYKGLRWANWKEEVSEMSADEGINFFPYLWVQYDDLEKLSRKAVPMQEIWDFHMDMRTQLLNN; encoded by the coding sequence ATGAGATATACTATTTTATTGCTAATGCTAGTCAATCTTCAATTTGGCTTTTGCCAAGAAGCTGTCATGAGGCCCCTTGAAGAACTTATCAATACAGAGGAACCTGGATGGAATTTAGTACAAGCTTGGATGAAAGAAGCAAAAAATAAGATTGAAATTTTGCCAAAAGACTCCTCAAAAGCAAATCAATCATTATTCAATACACAAGTTACTACTCGTTCGCCTATGGGTGCTATCGTTTATGAAACAGGAGGAATAATCGTAGATCATGGTTGGATAAGAATTTTAGGTTCAGGTTCTGAGAAGTTAAAAAGGAGCTTACCTGCTTGGAATAAAGGAAAGTCATTTAAAGAATATGGAGAATTAATGTCCTTCCTTCTTATTGCTGATGATGCAATTGGTGGCTTGTTTGCCGTCAATGGTGGTGGATTTGGACAACAGGACTTAGGTTCAATATATTATCTTGCTCCAGAAACACTAAACTGGGAACCTCTTGGAATAGGGTATTCAGATTTTATTTACTGGGCTTTTACAGGAGACATTGCTGACTTTTACAAAGGTTTAAGATGGGCAAATTGGAAAGAAGAAGTATCAGAAATGAGTGCAGATGAAGGAATAAATTTCTTTCCATATCTTTGGGTTCAGTATGATGACTTAGAAAAACTTAGTCGTAAAGCAGTCCCAATGCAAGAAATTTGGGATTTCCATATGGATATGAGAACTCAATTATTAAATAATTAA
- a CDS encoding DMT family transporter — protein MWVLLSIFSAAGLGVYDVLKKVSLNNNAVLPVLLFSSLAASIVVLPFIVLSFTNPQLVETTGIFIPFSGWNVQFLIMLKTVLVLGSWICAFFAIKHLPLTIVTPIRATGPLWTLIGAIFIYHEVPSALQLFGIGITLVAFYYFSIVGKVEGIDFKTNKWIGLIIVATLLGACSGLYDKYLCRIYDPKEIQAYFTIYQLLFLLPLNLLLWYPKKDQYSPFQWRWSIPAIGLTLLFSDFLYFKALSDPDALISVVSTARRGSVVIAFFGGFLLYKEKNLFRKLIALSGIMLGIMLLYIGS, from the coding sequence ATGTGGGTCTTACTTTCAATTTTTTCAGCAGCAGGATTAGGTGTTTATGATGTGCTAAAAAAAGTCTCTCTAAATAATAATGCAGTTTTGCCTGTTCTATTATTTTCATCATTGGCTGCATCAATTGTGGTTTTACCTTTTATCGTGTTGTCATTTACAAATCCACAATTGGTTGAAACGACAGGCATTTTTATCCCTTTCAGTGGTTGGAATGTCCAATTTCTGATTATGCTAAAAACGGTCTTGGTTCTTGGCTCATGGATTTGTGCTTTTTTTGCCATAAAACATTTGCCACTAACTATTGTAACTCCCATTCGAGCAACAGGACCACTCTGGACTTTAATAGGTGCTATTTTTATTTATCACGAAGTTCCTTCAGCTCTACAGTTATTTGGGATTGGGATTACATTGGTAGCTTTCTATTATTTTTCAATAGTAGGAAAGGTTGAAGGAATAGATTTTAAGACTAATAAATGGATTGGACTCATAATCGTAGCCACGCTTTTGGGTGCATGTAGTGGTCTGTATGATAAGTATTTATGCAGAATCTATGACCCTAAAGAAATACAGGCTTATTTCACGATTTATCAATTACTATTTTTATTACCGCTCAACCTTTTATTGTGGTATCCTAAAAAAGACCAGTATAGCCCTTTTCAGTGGAGGTGGAGTATTCCTGCCATTGGTTTGACTCTACTATTTTCTGACTTTCTGTATTTCAAAGCATTAAGTGATCCTGATGCACTGATTTCAGTGGTATCTACAGCAAGACGAGGGAGTGTTGTAATCGCATTTTTTGGAGGTTTTCTTCTTTACAAAGAAAAGAATTTGTTTAGAAAGCTTATTGCCCTTTCAGGAATTATGCTAGGAATTATGTTATTATACATCGGATCGTGA
- a CDS encoding phasin family protein → MMNLAQRKQYIQDWITQQWVILFGKRIDKSEHKWLLGPFGKTNGIGHKFIDQLAKDECLVRSNHKKDNGLLESIEELNLSDEELKSLSDDVIDFYLNTSNYGLKLQVKWNPIFKLFSTIVSVLFSKRIEQLNIPTQNIKDSEGLTNEIIKLVDTKTKEVKRTIWLRSFKSSDQIVYAGVYETCTLPSGKTCIKAIFPLPNGNATVILTPKIGSNGELILDSSGQKLGDNGFYFLLKDSENQLWAKFIKSFTDKLVVRSQNGKITATQTMNLWNLKVLKFEYEINKLTH, encoded by the coding sequence ATGATGAATCTAGCGCAAAGAAAACAATATATTCAAGATTGGATCACACAACAATGGGTCATTCTTTTCGGAAAGAGGATTGATAAATCTGAACACAAATGGCTTCTAGGTCCTTTTGGAAAGACAAATGGAATTGGTCATAAGTTTATTGACCAATTAGCTAAAGATGAGTGTTTGGTTAGATCTAATCATAAAAAAGATAATGGACTACTTGAATCAATTGAAGAGCTAAACTTATCAGACGAAGAATTAAAATCTTTATCAGATGATGTAATTGATTTCTACCTGAATACATCTAACTATGGCCTCAAATTACAAGTAAAATGGAATCCGATTTTTAAGTTATTCAGCACTATAGTAAGTGTTCTATTTAGCAAAAGAATAGAACAACTAAATATCCCTACTCAAAACATAAAAGATTCCGAGGGCTTGACTAATGAAATCATAAAACTAGTAGATACTAAAACTAAAGAAGTTAAAAGAACAATTTGGCTACGATCATTTAAATCCTCAGACCAAATAGTTTACGCAGGTGTTTATGAAACATGTACTTTACCATCTGGAAAGACATGTATTAAAGCTATTTTTCCTTTGCCAAACGGAAATGCTACAGTGATTTTAACACCCAAAATAGGAAGTAATGGAGAACTCATATTGGATTCCTCTGGACAAAAACTTGGTGATAATGGATTTTACTTTTTACTAAAAGATTCAGAAAATCAATTGTGGGCTAAGTTCATCAAATCATTCACAGATAAGTTAGTTGTAAGAAGTCAAAATGGGAAAATCACAGCAACACAAACTATGAATTTATGGAATTTGAAGGTGCTCAAATTTGAGTATGAAATCAATAAACTAACACACTGA